The Fusarium falciforme chromosome 7, complete sequence genome window below encodes:
- a CDS encoding APH domain-containing protein, whose product MSINHTDWGDLTKNPIAISIETRGPEQFYDTALLQVATWHSSQWRSLCWGRRGPIDAIEFLPGIIVIKHDWYFVATGLDRFDKARTFERIPLGSTESILGIYKLSMALLILCQWVRDQFWPAFRVDILNLKAQVSSATPKSLSMASTASIDVDAKVQRALVGTKFEPSSLTKLSGGSVNWIYLAKLSIPLDDGTTEVLVKHGEPWMASKPEFPLAMLRCSIEVESLRSLSGCSSFGRSASTDTYNFVARTPNFFHFDEDGTNQIQEFLPDGINLKDYILQYYTAPTPKSFEPQCRHLGKALGKWLRGFIDWTTRQVKHRHVVAQNDFAQDIKHMINFSWLYERIKDFPDILDPVKDILGQVEQMAAAERKEVSKHQIIHGDFWTGNIILPNAPIQQGTEVPMLVIDWECTQLGLPSIDFGQMIAEMYALWLYKSINAGLWMMEGFIEAYGNVSQDFAFRTAIQTDQRPLVDVRDAPVPTPRAGQVLIRVIVCGSNPKDVKSALYLPPQNFGDDIAGIIEDVGEGVTEFRKGDRVAAFHEMFTPHGAFAEYSVAWARSTFHIPENVSFEEAATVPLTAMTAAIGLYRDLGLPPPWSTDEDRPETGPLVVYGAGAAVGAFAVQLACKSGVHPIIAVAGQSKDHVETLIDRNKGDKIIDYRLGPDATVAEIKKALKGAFLHHAFDSIGDHGSDKILGAVLEPDSKLSMVLPRDKARIPKTPGVPWPAGFVAPALKGLAEDTQVFWTAVGSIHGTYKEFGYIYFRYFSLGLQEGWLRSHPYEVVPGGLDGLAEGLTRLLEGKAHAVKFVYRISETFGASQ is encoded by the exons ATGTCAATCAACCACACTGACTGGGGCGACTTGACCAAGAACCCCATTGCCATTTCAATCGAGACAAGGGGACCGGAACAGTTTTACGATACCGCTCTGTTGCAGGTAGCAACATGGCACTCTTCACAATGGCGCAGTCTCTGTTGGGGCCGACGTGGCCCTATCGACGCCATCGAGTTTCTGCCCGGGATCATTGTCATTAAACATGACTGGTACTTTGTGGCAACGGGTCTTGACAGATTTGACAAGGCTCGCACGTTTGAGCGAATACCGCTGGGAAGCACAGAGTCGATACTGGGCATCTACAAGCTGTCCATGGCGCTGCTGATATTGTGTCAATGGGTGCGAGATCAGTTCTGGCCAGCTTTCCGGGTGGATATCTTGAATTTGAAAGCCCAAGTTTCTAGTG CTACTCCAAAGTCCCTTAGTATGGCATCAACAGCCTCCATCGACGTAGACGCCAAAGTTCAGAGAGCCCTCGTGGGCACCAAATTCGAGCCCTCATCCTTGACGAAACTCTCAGGAGGCTCCGTCAACTGGATCTATCTCGCAAAGTTATCGATACCCCTCGATGATGGGACAACAGAAGTTCTGGTCAAGCATGGAGAGCCCTGGATGGCCTCCAAGCCCGAGTTTCCACTAGCGATGCTTCGCTGC AGCATTGAAGTGGAAAGCCTGAGGAGTCTGTCCGGTTGTTCCTCCTTTGGAAGATCTGCTTCCACGGATACCTACAACTTTGTCGCTCGAACACCGAACTTCTTCCActttgatgaggatggtACCAACCAGATCCAAGAATTCCTACCCGATGGGATCAATTTAAAGGACTATATTCTACAGTATTACACTGCTCCGACTCCCAAGTCCTTTGAACCGCAATGCCGCCATCTGGGCAAGGCATTGGGTAAATGGCTCAGAGGCTTTATCGATTGGACTACACGACAGGTCAAACACCGACATGTCGTGGCCCAGAACGACTTCGCCCAGGACATCAAGCACATGATCAACTTTTCATGGCTGTACGAACGCATTAAAGACTTTCCGGATATTCTCGACCCTGTAAAGGACATTCTTGGACAGGTCGAGCAAATGGCCGCTGCGGAGAGAAAGGAGGTGAGCAAGCACCAGATCATCCATGGTGACTTTTGGACCGGGAA TATTATTCTACCCAATGCCCCAATCCAGCAAGGCACCGAGGTGCCCATGTTGGTCATCGACTGGGAATGTACCCAACTCGGCTTGCCCAGCATCGACTTTGGACAAATGATTGCCGAGATGTACGCTTTATGGCTGTACAAGTCCATCAACGCGGGGCtatggatgatggagggcTTCATCGAAGCGTATGGCAATGTCAGCCAAGACTTTGCCTTCCGCACCGCCATACAGACGG ATCAAAGGCCGCTCGTCGATGTGAGGGATGCACCCGTCCCAACTCCCAGGGCAGGCCAGGTTCTCATCCGCGTCATCGTCTGCGGATCAAACCCGAAAGATGTCAAAAGTGCCCTTTATCTCCCGCCACAAAATTTCGGAGATGATATTGCTGGCATTATCGAAGATGTTGGAGAAGGTGTGACTGAGTTTCGCAAGGGTGACCGTGTCGCCGCTTTCCATGAGATGTTCACGCCTCACGGTGCCTTTGCTGAGTACTCAGTCGCCTGGGCAAGGTCGACGTTTCACATCCCCGAGAATGTATCGTTCGAAGAGGCAGCCACTGTCCCATTGACAGCCATGACAGCCGCAATCGGGCTATACCGAGACTTGGGGCTTCCACCGCCCTGGTCGACGGACGAGGATCGCCCTGAGACTGGCCCGCTTGTTGTCTACGGCGCTGGGGCTGCGGTTGGTGCGTTTGCCGTTCAACTGGCCTGCAAGAGCGGCGTGCATCCCATCATCGCAGTGGCGGGGCAGTCAAAGGACCACGTTGAAACGCTCATTGATCGCAACAAAGGCGATAAAATTATTGACTATCGGCTTGGCCCTGACGCGACTGTGGCTGAGATCAAGAAGGCTCTTAAGGGGGCGTTTTTGCATCACGCATTCGACTCAATCGGCGACCACGGAAGCGACAAGATTCTTGGGGCTGTTCTCGAGCCTGATTCGAAGCTTTCCATGGTTCTTCCAAGGGACAAGGCTAGAATTCCTAAGACTCCTGGCGTCCCGTGGCCCGCGGGATTCGTTGCGCCAGCATTGAAGGGCTTGGCCGAGGATACTCAAGTCTTTTGGACTGCCGTGGGTTCCATACATGGGACTTACAAGGAATTTGGTTACATCTATTTTCGTTACTTTAGCCTCGGGCTTCAGGAGGGCTGGCTTAGGTCTCATCCATACGAAGTTGTGCCTGGTGGACTTGATGGTCTTGCGGAGGGCTTGACAAGGCTGCTTGAAGGGAAGGCGCATGCTGTCAAGTTTGTATACCGGATTAGTGAGACCTTTGGCGCAAGTCAATAG